Part of the Rothia mucilaginosa genome, TTGAGAGAAGGTTGAACCATGTCAGGCGCTGTACCTGGATATGTACACATCTCCCAGCGCGGCCGCGCTGCTAAGCGTCAGGTCGTGCAGCCTCAGCGTCCCGCTGCGCCGGCTGCCACGTTGCGTCCGATGACTTTCTCAGCCGGTGACTCTGTCCATAAGCAGGCTCAGGAAAATGAGGCACGCGGCTTCGTGCTCTATGTGGGTTTGAACGAGGAACTTGCTGCGGCGAACGGCACCTCCCTGGTGCGTATCGTTCAGGATTTGCGTACTTATGCACACCATCTGGCTCCCGAGTCGGAGTCGTACGCCGCTGTGGCGTTGGCTCCTGTGAATGCTGAGGGTAGCGACCTTGAGGTGGTGCGTAATGCGCTCGGTGATCCGACCGCAATGTACATGCACCCGGAGGCGCATGCCGTCCGTGAGGCAGAGAACACGAATAGCCACTCCTCGGGTGTGCTGATTGACTTGGCTCGCCGCGAGGTGTTCCTGGATGGTGAGCCGCTCATGCTGACTTTCAAGGAGTTCGAGCTGCTGGCGCACCTGGTGGAGAACGCATCCCGCACTGTGGGTCGTGAGGAACTGCTGAAGGCTCTGTGGAGCTCGGGCGACGAGCATCCGCATGAGCGTACGATTGACGTGCATATTCGTCGTCTGCGTTCGAAGCTGGGCCGCTTGTCGGGTACCGTGCGTACGGTGCGCGGTCAGGGTTACCGCTTCTTTGAGCACCCCGAGGTTGTTGTCTGGGCTGCTCCGGAATACTCGATCTAGCGTGTACAGAATTTAGTTTCTGCAGAGTGCACCCCGGTGTGCTGGCGTGATGCCGGTGCGCCGGGGTTTACTTGTGCCGCCTATAGGCGTTAGTGTGCGTGTGGTGGCGGCGTGCGGGACGTTCCGGCGCCCTCTAGATAGAATGGGGGTATGGCTGAAAATTCTTCCAACACTGCATCTGGCTCGCACCGCAGCGGGGTCAAGCGTCTGATTATTATGCGCCATGCGGAGGCTGATTGGGGTCTGAATGATTTTGATCGCCCGCTGACGAAGCGCGGTCATGAGCAGGCTGCCGCCGCTGGCGCCTGGCTGGCTTCTCGCGGTTATATTCCGGAGCAGATTATGTCGTCATCGGCTTTGCGTACTCGCCAGACGACGACTTGGGTTTCGGATGGTTTGGGGGCGAAGGCGCCTACTGCTCATCTGGACGAGGGGCTGTATGAGGTGTCTGCGTCCCGCATTATTGCGCGCATTAACAGCGTTTCGGAGAATGTTCATTCTCTGATGGTGGTGTCGCATTTGCCCGGTGTGCAGGATGCTGTGCAGCGTTTGATGAGCCCTGATTCTGACCCGAATGCGTCGATGGATGTGTATTACGGCTTCCCGCCCTCTTCTATTGCGGTGTTTGAGGTGCCGGGGGAGTGGGCTCTGCTTGATGGGGCGGATGCGCGCCTCGTGGATTTCAAGAGCTTCTAGACTTCGCGCCTGAATGAAAAAGGTAAAGTAAAAGCCCCGTACCAGCTGGTACGGGGCTTTTTGTGGCGGAGACGGGGGGATTTGAACCCCCGGTCGAGTTTAACCCCGACCCTTCATTAGCAGTGAAGTCCATTCGGCCGCTCTGGCACGTCTCCACGGTGCGCTCGTGAGCGCATCCCTATAAGAATATAGGCTGTTTTGCGCTTGGTCAATTCGGCCCATGCTTTGGGGGATATCTCTGAGTTCGTGTTGCTCTATAGGGCGGACTATGGGTTGTAGGCTTTGAGGCTCATACACATTTTCGATAGACTGCTACTGTCCGACCGATAAATAGAGGGCGTCTCTGGCGTGTGATCTTTTCATGCAACGTTGCCAGAGTTGTCTTATTTACTCAACGAAATGAGAAATCATGTCTGAAAACCCCAACAACCCCCAGCCCCAGTTCAACCAGGACCCCCAGTTTAGCCAGCAGGCACCCCAGTTCAATCAGCAGGCTCCTTACGGTGTGCCCGTTCAGACCCCTGAGCAGCAGGTTCAGGCGAAGAAGGCAAAGACCCTGTCGATTGTCTCTCTGGTGAGCGGTATTGTGAGCTTCTTTGTCCTCGGTTTCATCCTTGGTGCTGTAGCTATTGCGACCGGCCGCCTGGCTATGAATAATCCCGAGTTGAAGAACCGCGGTATGGCTATTGCCGGTACTGTTCTGGGTGTCGTCAGTATTATTTTGCTGGTCGCATTGAAGATTTTTGTAAAGCAGTAAGATTGAAGCTACCTGCAGTAGCCTCATGATTTGAGGAAGCCCGCGAGCGCTCGTGCGCACGCGGGCTTTTGCATGCCCGTTCAGTGGCTTTCCTCTGCGTCAAGATGCATCGTAAGTACCCGAATGACGAATTCGTTTGTGCCCACCTCAGCGATAGGTTAGGGTGAGTAAGGTTCAATACACACCATTCACACGAAAGAGGGACCACATGTCTCAGAACCCGCAGGACTCTAACTCCTACGACTACAACCCGGAATACGGCAACCTGAACGAGCAGAACGCTCAGAACGGTCAGCAGCAGTACCAGCAGCAGTACCAGCAGCCTGGTCAGTACGGTCAGCCTATGATGGTGCCTGTCGGCATTGTTCAGAAGACCCCCGAGCAGCTTGCTGGCGAGAAGGCTGGTCAGACCTCCATGGTGCTCGGCATTATTGGTCTGATCTGCAACTTCTTTGTTAGCTGGTGGCTGTTCGGTCTGCCCTCGCTGATCATGGGTGTTATCGGCATTATGAAGGCTAATGAGGCTGAGCGTTTTGGCACTGCAGCTTCGGGCGGTCGCATCATGGGCTGGATTAACGCAGCTTTTGGTGGCCTGTTCTTGGTTGTAATCGGTGGTTTCCTGCTGCTGGGTCTTATCGGCTCGGCAGGTGCTGCTTCTTCCTCTTCCAACCACTTTACTGAGCTGGTCAGCACCCTGGCACTCTTCTAAAAGGTCTCGCCCTCCTAGAGGGTACATAAAAGCCCCGTTTCTCGTATTGAGGAGCGGGGCTTTCGCGTACCAGCTGGCACTCTACTGCCCTCTTAAAATGTATTGCGCGGGTTTGTGCGACAGATGTAGTTGTACCCGTTTCGGTGATAGGTTAGGGTGAATACTGTTTAACACACACCAGCCGTACGAAAGTGAGATGCCATGTCTCAGAATCCTCGGGGTTCAGACCCCTACGACTACAACCCGGACTACAACCGTCTGAACGAACAGTACAACCAGAATAGTCAGTATGGGCAGAATACTCAGTACGGCCAGTATGGCCAGTATGGCCAGGGTTCTTACGGCCAGTACGGGCAGAGCTCCTACGATCAGTATTCCTATGACCAGTACGGTCAGAATTCGTACGGTCAAGACTCGTATGGTCAGAATCAGTACGACCCGTATGGCCAGCAGTATCAGTACGGTCAGCCCATGATGGTTCCTATTGGTATTGTTCAGAAGACTCCCGAGCAGCTTGCCGGTGAGAAGGCTGCTCAGACTTCCACAGTGCTGGGTATCATCGGTCTGGCGTGTATTGTGACTCTCAGCTGGTGGCTGCTTGGTCTGCCTTCCCTGATTCTGGGGGCTATCGGCGTTATGAAAGCTAATGAGGCTGAGCGTTTCGGTGCCGCTGCTTCGGCAGGTCGCATCATGAGCTGGATTAGCGTAGCCATTGGTGGCATGTTCCTGGTGCTTTTCGGTGGAAGTCTTCTGCTGGCGATTATGTTGGCGCTTTCTGATTCCGCAGCCAATTCCAGACTGGTGGATGTTGCGCAGATACTGGCACTTATCTAAACGCTTTAGCCCTTCAAGAGAATCTGCAAGAGCCCCGTTCCTCAATGCGAGGAGCGGGGCTTTGCTGTGTATATGCCGTATGTTTGGTGGAATCGGCTCGACATGCTTGTTCCCCCGGCAGGGAAAGTCTAGGGTGGGCTTAACACCCGGTATTGAAAGGTCGTGGATACAATGTCGTCCTACTACCCGCAAGAGCCCAACCCCTTCGACCGGAATTTCGGCTACAAGGGGCTAAAACAGAATAAAAACACGAGCGAACACTATGACGACTACAACCCGAATGACCGCTACGACCCTGATAGTCGGCCTCCGCTGACATCGGTTCTGAACAAGAGAAGAGAGCCTTCTGAATGGGGTCTGGGGGAACGAGCCTCGCAACTCTCACTTGCCTTCGGTGTGCTCAGTCTTGTCAGTGTTTCGGTATGGGGCTGGTGGCTTTTCGGTACCCCTTCTGTAGCTCTGGGTGCTCTTGGTCTATGGAAGGCTAAGGAAGCAGATCGCTACGGTGCGATTCCTGCCGCGGGCCGCGTGCTGAGTTGGGTGGCTATTGTCAGCTTTGTGCTCGTGAACCTCTGGACACTGTGGGTGTGGATACGCAGTTATTAGGCGTTTTTGTCAGGTGTAGGAGCCTTCGATAGTAGGTGCATAGGGTGAAGCTAATATCTATTGTGTGTGGAATATGAAAGGTTATGATGCCCCAAAATAATGAAGTTTTTGATTACAATCCCGAATATGCCAAGCTCTACCAGGGAAATGGCAGCCCGCAGTCTGACGCTGACAACACGGACGATTGGACGCAACATGCGAGCAAGCAACCTTCCGACGAGCAAAGGGCACAAGACGGTAAAAAGGCAGCGAACGTATCCCTGCTTTTCGGCGCCCTCGGCCTCCTATTTTTCTTTCTAGGGTGCTGGTTGTTTGTCCACGATTTTGACAGTGGTGGTCTGCAGATAGTTGTTGTTGCACCGTTGCTGAACGTCCTGGGTATTTGGCAGGGGCGAGTAGCGAAACAGCACGGTGTACCTGCCCTAGCGGGTCGTATTCTCAGCTGGGCGGGTGTAATTTTTGCCCTTCCCTTCGCCATCATCGTCGCATTGTTCTTGATTGCCGTAGCCGGCCGCATATAACGGCGCCCCCGGTAACTCAAAACGGCGTATGCAAAGAGCCCTGTTCCTCGTGTTGAGGTACGAGGCTTTGCTGTATGTATGCCGTATGTTTGGTGGAATCGGCTCGACATGCTTGTTCTCTCGGCGGGGGAGGGTCTAGGGTGAAGTTAACACCCCCCCTCGTGCGGAATGTGAAAGGTTGTGGATGCGATGTCGCAGCTACCCCAAAATAACGAAGATTTTGATAACAACCCTGAATACGCCAAGCTCTACCAAGCGGATGACAGCCAACAGCCGGAGACTGACGGCACGGACGACTGGGAGCAACCTGCGAGCGAGCAACCTCCCGCTGTGCAAGGAACACAAGACGGTAAAAGGGCTGCGAACTTCTCCCTGCTTTTCGGCTTCCTCAGCCCGCTGTCTTTCGTTCTAGGGTTTTGGTTGCTTGTCCAGGGTCTTGGAGAAAGTGGTCTGCAGGTAGCTCTCGCCGCGCCGGTGCTGAACATCCTGGGTATCTGGCAGGGGTGGGTAGCGCAGAGGCACGGTGTACCTGCCCTAGCGGGTCGTATTCTCAACTGGCTGGGGCTATGCTTTTTCATCGGTATCGCCGCCCTCTTCATGTATATTGCGAATGCCTTGTCACAAATCAACTGACGACGCCCTCCGGTAACTCAAAACGGCGTATGCAAAGAGCCCCGTTCCTCAATACGAGGAACGGGGCTCTTTGCGCTCCACACGTGGAGCAGAAGCTATAACGCGGATGGTAAGGGATTTGAACCCTTGAGACGGGGTTACCGCCTACTGGTTTTCAAGACCAGCTCCTTCGGCCGCTCGGACAACCATCCATACGCACCAGAGACCGGCATTTTATGGCAATACCGTGCCGCAGGGCACTACGAGATTATCTCATGCGATAAGCTTTCTGTAAATCGCGCACCAACGATGGTGCTTCCGGCAATGAGGAGGACTCATGAGAGCAATTATTGAGAACAGTCACGGTGGACCTGAGGCCCTGACAATCAGCGAAGTCCCCGCCCCCGTACCCCGATCCCACGAAGTTCTCATTCGTGTTCACGCCGCCGGAATCAACCGCGCCGACGCCCTGCAGCGCCGCGGATTCTACCCGCCGCCCGCCGGAGCGAGCGCCATCTACGGCCTCGAAGTAGCCGGTGTCATCGAAGCCGTCGGTGAAGGCGCCTCCGTGGAGAACTGCGGCACCCCCGTCATGGCGCTCCTCGCTGGAGGCGGCTACGCCGACTACGTGACCGTACCGGTCGACCACGTGCTACCCGTACCCGAACAGCTGAGTTTTGCCGAAGCCGCCGGTATTCCCGAAGTCGCGGCAACCGTCTACTCGAACCTGGTTCTCACCTGTGGTATGAGCATGAACCCCGCCGAAAACCTCAAGGAAGACGGTGAACCCGCGGTGGTGCTCGTGCACGGTGGTACCGGCGGTATCGGTGTGCACGCTATTCAGCTGGCGCTCGCCGTAGGTACCCGCGTGTTTGCAACCGTGGGAACCGAGGAAAAAGCAGAATATGTGCGCTTACTAGGTGCGGAACCCATTATTTATACAGAACATTCGTTCCGTGAAGTTCTGCTGGCTGAAACTGGCGGACGCGGCGCTGACTACATCCTCGACGTCGTGGGCGGAAAGTACCTGGACGACAATCTGCACACCCTCGCCGACGGCGGGCACCTGTGCATTATCGGTCTGATGGGCGGCGCCAAAGCAGAAGTGAACCTGGGGTATATGCTCTCCCGCCGCCTGTCGGTGCACGCTACGAGCCTGCGTACCCGTTCGGATCATCAGAAGGCTGAGATTCTGCGAGGTGTACGCGAACACGTGCTGCCGCTGATTGAATCCGGCAGGATTGGCGTGGGTCTGGACCGTATCTTCGACATGGAGGAGGCGGCTGCCGCCCACGAATACTTCGACTCCGGTCAGCATCGCGGCAAGATTGTGCTGCGCATGGTCTAGAAATCGCTGCGCCCCTGCGGTGCTATTTTAGGCCGGTGCCATTTTAGACTGGCGCTGCGGGGAGCGTCGCGTGAGCGGCGTGAAGAAAATCTGGGTTTGAAATAAACAGTTGACTGCTGACATCTCGTCACCAAAAGAGATTTAGGGTAACCTAAGTATAGGGAGGTTTGCGGGTCGCCGCAGAGCCCATCGCCGGCAGCCTCCACCGACCAACCAACACGGCACACACACCACGCAGAGGAGGGCACATGGGACTTAAAAGCTACCTGCAATCGCGCCGCGACGACGCCGAGCTCGGCAAAGGCATCTGGCGCCGATCCCACGACCGGTTCATTCGCGGTATCGACCGCTTCCACCAGGTCCTCGAACGCCTAGCGGCAACCGACTCATCCGACTCCATGATCGAGCTCATCGTGCCGGATGCAAACGCGCTCGCCGACCTCATCCCGCGCGTGCGTGCAGTCGCCATGGAAGCGCACCGCCTCGCCCCCAGCGACGGCGATATTCCCGCCTCCCCATTCGGCACCTACTCCGACCTGAACCGCGCCCTCTCCAAGGCGGGCAACGCCGTGGCACTCTGCGCCGAAGCGCTCGCCATGGCACGCTGCTTCGGTAATTGTGCGAGTGCATGCGACCGCCAGGTGAGCGTGCACCGCCGCGTGGAAACCGTCATCCAGCACATTGAAGACGCTGAGCGTCTGATTCAGCGCGCCCAGAAGGAAGCCGCCGGCAAGCTGACCTTCGACGATGGAATCCCCGTGGGCCGCACCCAGCTGATTGAGGCATAACACAGGGCCTAAATTGCGGTCAACAGGCGGGTTAGTTTGATGTGCACCTCAACAGGCGATACGCTTAAAGAAGAGGTGTAGGACACTTCTTATGCGGTTCCGTCACAATGGAGGTGACGACACAATGCGATGGTACGCGCGGAAGAACCGCAGGCTTTTTCCTGCCCCTCTACGGCACAACCCAATGCATATACAATTCACGGAAGAAGTCACACACCATGTTTGAATTCCACCGCAATGAGCGTGCGCGTCAGCTGCGCCCCAGCCTCTCACGCTCCTGGCTCCTCGTGCGCGCCAACTCCTCCGAAGAAGTCTTTGAAGAGGCCTTCGAATCCGAGGCCGACTCCATCATTATCGACCTCGAAGACGGCTGCCCCGCCGAAGAGAAGGACGCCGCTCGCGAACAGGTCGTCCGTATGCTCAACTCCGGCGTCGTCGCATGGGTGCGAATCAACGCCATCACCACCGAACACTGGTGGAAGGACGTCAAGGCCCTCAAGAACGTGAAGGGTCTGCGAGGCGTCATGCTCGCCACCGCAGAGCACGCTACCGACATTGACCGTACCGCAGCCGAGCTACCCCCCGGAACCCCCATCATCGCGCTGATTGAGTCCGCGCTCGGCGTGCACCACTCGGTGGATATTGCTCGCGCAATCGGCACTTTCCGCCTCGCATTCGGCGCAGGCGACTACCGCCGCGACACCGGCTCCTCCGCAACCCCCATGGCGCTCGCCTACGTGCGTTCGCAACTGGTGATTGCCTCCACCCTGGGCGGTCTGCCCGGCCCCATCGACGGCCCGACCCTCGGCGCATACGGCGCTGACCTCTCCAAGGCATGCGGCTACGCGAACGACCACGGCATGACCGGTAAGATCACCCTCGACATTCGCCAGGCTGAGACCATCAACGCGGCATTCTCCCCGAGCGAGCTCGAAATCGAAGAAGCACACCAGATGCTCGACGTGCCCCTCGACGGCCCCCGCGACGGCTCCTACCTGCCGCGCTACCTGCGTGCAAAGAAGGTCAAGGAACTCGCCAAGGTCTACGGCCTGTGGGGCAAGACCGACAGCGACTTCCAGCGCGCATCCAAGTAAGGCGCTGGTCTAAAGTACACACGTAAAAAGCCGCGCATCCGACCCCCGAGCGGGGAACCGGATGCGCGGCTTTTGTCTGCCTGAAACCTCACGAGGCTACAGCCTGGCGGGCTGCTGGTCGGCGGTCTAGTTGCGGGGCGATTTGCCGCCCGTCAGCGCATGAGCGCACACGTACGAAGTCACCAAGGAAATCACAATCGGCACCAGGAACGAGGTGTCATCCTCATACACGGAACGGTAGAAGAACCACACCGCCAGGGAAACCACCAGCGCCAGCACGTACACCAGAGCAAAACGCATCGTGGGGCTCATCGGGCGTGCAGAGCCCGCAGCGGCGCGACCTGCCTGCGCACGGCCACTCTGGCGCTTAGCGGATGCGGATCGAGAAGACATGAGAATCTCCTAAAGTTCGACGGTGACATCTTCGAGAAAACGACAACTCTCAGATGCTAAAAACCGCCGCAACACACCGGAAACCGGCACGCGTTACGGCGGATGTGGAGCCCCCAGTGGGATTCGAACCCACGACCTTTTCTTTACGAGGGAAATGCTCTACCCCTGAGCTATAGAGGCGCATATGCTGCCGTTCTCAACTGCCCGAAAGCAACCGGTGAACAGTGCATACCCCGCAATAGTACCAAAAAGGCGGGGGAGAGGCTAATTACTTTCAACACCGGCCCCGCAGCTGGGAGCAGGCGACAGGGCGGCTATGGTGTGCACTGCATTCACCCCGCAAACCCGCCCGAAGATAGGGAAAGTTCAGGGCAGAGGCATACAATAAACCCTATACCCACGGCGGCTGACAGCACCTCAGAGTGCACATCAACCACAGATTAATCAACCACAGATGTAGCAAACAGGCCAGCCCGCCACCCGTAGAGAGAGGAACCCCCATGACTTCACCCCTCAACCGCCGCACCCTGCTACTGGGCGTAGTGCCCGCCGCCGCCCTGGGGCTGAGCGCATGCGGTTCCAGCTCCTCCCAGCCTTCCGCATCGGCGTCTGCGAGCGGTTCGGCGAGCGCATCTGCAAGCACCGCCGCTACCTCCGCAAGTGCTACCGCGAGCGCTTCGGCGTCTGTCGACCCCTCGGCTACTGCTTCGGCAACCGCCGATGACGGCTACGTCGGCTACCGCCTCAACCGCGAAGTACCCGGTGCAGGCACCGCAACCCTGTACACCGACTACCAGTGCCCCTACTGCGCCAAGGCAGAACCCAAGTTCGAAGAAGCCGCCAAGAAGCTTGACGGCATCATGAACGTGACCGTGCGCCACATGCCGCTGAACATGCACGCCAACGCCGTACCCGCCGCACTCGCCGTAGAAGCCGCAGCAGCTCAGGGTAAGCACGTTGAAATGGCGAACAAGCTCTTCAACACCCAGAACGACTGGAAGAACATCAAAGAGCGCGACAAGCTGCGCACCCTCTTCAACGACTACGCCAAGGAACTGGGCCTGAACGTCGAAGAATTCGACAAGGTCCTACTCGCCTCCGACACCGTCAAGCCCATCCAGCGCGACTACGAGCACGCCGTCAAGATTGGTGTGAAGGGCACCCCCACCTTCGCCGTGAACGACAAGGTCGTTGAGGGTCTGGATTCCTCCTCCTCGGTGGACGACCTGGTCAGCACCTTCAAGCGTGAAGCTGGCGTGAAGTAGTGGCGCACATTCAGCTCTCCGGCGGTCAGCGCGCCGAAATCCACCCGGACGGGTTCAGCGACCACGGCTACGTCCTCGAAATCGGTGGCGCCGAGCAGTCCCACGTGGACGTGCAGAACCCCGACTACGTGTTCTACGAGTACCTGCGCCGCATCGCAAACGCGGTGGATGCGCTCGCACCCGCCGGCGAACCCATCACCGCCGCGCACCTGGGCGCCGGTGCGCTCACCCTCGTGCGTTACATTCAGGCGACCCGCCCCGGCTCCCGCCAGGTTGCCGTGGATATTGAGCCCGAGCTCATGGGCTTCGTGACGGACCGCCTGCCGCTACCCGCAGGCACCGACTGCCAGCTTGTGGTGGGGGATGCCCGCGAGCAGCTGGCGAACCTGCCCGAACTGCTGGGCGTGCCCGGCTTCGATGCGATTATCCTCGACATCTTCACCGGCATGGACGCACCCGCCCACCTGGCGAACCGCGACTTCTACCGCGAACTCAAGGACGCCCTGAGCGAGCGCGGCATGGTCGCCATCAACGTGGGCGACGACGCGGGTCTGCCCTTCTTCCAGCTGCAGGCAACCGCCATGCTGGAAGTCTTTGACCACGTGTGGTGCCTGTGCGAGAGCTCCATGCTCAGCGGGCAGAACGAAGGCAACCTCGTGCTGGTTGGCACCGCCCGCGAGCTGGACGAGGACACCCAGGACCGGCTGTACGCGATGGGTCCGCATCCGGCGGAGGTGCTCACCACCGATGAGCTGCGCGACCTGCTGAACGAGCTGGCCGAGAGCTAAACCTGACATACAAAACCGTTGAGGCGGGTACCAACCAGGTACCCGCCTCAACGGTTTTCTATAAGGCTTTCTGTACGCCGCACGCGGGCAGAATTTTAGTTTTTACTCGGGTAGCGGCATGGGAACGGGGTCCTCACCGTCATCCTTCTGTTTGGGGGAATCGCCCTTCGTGGTGGTCAGCGTAATACCCACACTCGCCGTCATCAGCAGACAGATTGCCACCCAACGAATCGGGCCGGTCTCCTGATCCAGCAACGCCCAACCGGCAATCGCCGCAATCGCCGGTTCCATGCTCATCAGCACACTAAACACCTGCTGCGGCAGGTTACGCAGAGCCATCAGCTCCGCGCTATAGGGAATCACCGAAGCGAACATCGCGGTACCAAAAATCATGAGGAGCAGCATCGGATCCTGCGCCGCATTCCACATCGGCTGAGGAGCCGGAACAACCGCTGCCACCGGGGCAATGAATGCGGCACCAACAAGCATCGCAACCGCCAGACCGCTCGCACCCGGAACCAGGGCACCCACCTTCGCGCTCGAGCGAATATACAGCGCCCAGAACACGCCAGCAATCAGCGCGAACGTCAGACCCAGGTAGTCGGTATCCTTACCGACCGCCGCCTCATAGCCGAGCACCAGCATGCCCGCCAGAGCGCAGAGCACCCATACCGCGTCGCGGAGCCTGCGCGTCAGCATGGACGCCAACGCCAGCGGGCCCAAGAACTCCACCGCAACCGCCAAACCAATCGGGATGCGGTCAATCGCGCAATAGAAGAAGCCGTTCATCAGACCGAAAGTCATACCGAAAATGATGACGGCATGCCACTGCTCCTTCGACCACGACAGCGCACCCGGCGGCATTTCGCCGCCGCGGCGGGTATGCCAACGCGCCGCCAACCACACGGCGCTACCCACCACAATGGAAGCAATCGCCAGGCGGCTGACACTAATAGCCAGAGCGCCAAACAGCGGGAAAAGAGTAATCGCGAACGCGGCACCGAACTGCAGCGATGAGCAGGACATCAGCACAAACATAATGCCCAGTGCGGGGCGTTGAGATGAAGTATGCGGCATGATTCTCCTTCCTGCGCCTCACAAGGCGGTACTTCTCCACGTGTGCATGCTGTGCCGCTACGGGGCAGAACGAACGCTCCAATAGCGCCGTTTAAAGAGCG contains:
- a CDS encoding HpcH/HpaI aldolase/citrate lyase family protein; the encoded protein is MFEFHRNERARQLRPSLSRSWLLVRANSSEEVFEEAFESEADSIIIDLEDGCPAEEKDAAREQVVRMLNSGVVAWVRINAITTEHWWKDVKALKNVKGLRGVMLATAEHATDIDRTAAELPPGTPIIALIESALGVHHSVDIARAIGTFRLAFGAGDYRRDTGSSATPMALAYVRSQLVIASTLGGLPGPIDGPTLGAYGADLSKACGYANDHGMTGKITLDIRQAETINAAFSPSELEIEEAHQMLDVPLDGPRDGSYLPRYLRAKKVKELAKVYGLWGKTDSDFQRASK
- a CDS encoding EamA family transporter encodes the protein MPHTSSQRPALGIMFVLMSCSSLQFGAAFAITLFPLFGALAISVSRLAIASIVVGSAVWLAARWHTRRGGEMPPGALSWSKEQWHAVIIFGMTFGLMNGFFYCAIDRIPIGLAVAVEFLGPLALASMLTRRLRDAVWVLCALAGMLVLGYEAAVGKDTDYLGLTFALIAGVFWALYIRSSAKVGALVPGASGLAVAMLVGAAFIAPVAAVVPAPQPMWNAAQDPMLLLMIFGTAMFASVIPYSAELMALRNLPQQVFSVLMSMEPAIAAIAGWALLDQETGPIRWVAICLLMTASVGITLTTTKGDSPKQKDDGEDPVPMPLPE
- a CDS encoding DsbA family protein, which gives rise to MTSPLNRRTLLLGVVPAAALGLSACGSSSSQPSASASASGSASASASTAATSASATASASASVDPSATASATADDGYVGYRLNREVPGAGTATLYTDYQCPYCAKAEPKFEEAAKKLDGIMNVTVRHMPLNMHANAVPAALAVEAAAAQGKHVEMANKLFNTQNDWKNIKERDKLRTLFNDYAKELGLNVEEFDKVLLASDTVKPIQRDYEHAVKIGVKGTPTFAVNDKVVEGLDSSSSVDDLVSTFKREAGVK
- a CDS encoding dehydrogenase, whose product is MGLKSYLQSRRDDAELGKGIWRRSHDRFIRGIDRFHQVLERLAATDSSDSMIELIVPDANALADLIPRVRAVAMEAHRLAPSDGDIPASPFGTYSDLNRALSKAGNAVALCAEALAMARCFGNCASACDRQVSVHRRVETVIQHIEDAERLIQRAQKEAAGKLTFDDGIPVGRTQLIEA
- a CDS encoding winged helix-turn-helix domain-containing protein; translation: MSGAVPGYVHISQRGRAAKRQVVQPQRPAAPAATLRPMTFSAGDSVHKQAQENEARGFVLYVGLNEELAAANGTSLVRIVQDLRTYAHHLAPESESYAAVALAPVNAEGSDLEVVRNALGDPTAMYMHPEAHAVREAENTNSHSSGVLIDLARREVFLDGEPLMLTFKEFELLAHLVENASRTVGREELLKALWSSGDEHPHERTIDVHIRRLRSKLGRLSGTVRTVRGQGYRFFEHPEVVVWAAPEYSI
- a CDS encoding DUF4190 domain-containing protein, with product MSQNPRGSDPYDYNPDYNRLNEQYNQNSQYGQNTQYGQYGQYGQGSYGQYGQSSYDQYSYDQYGQNSYGQDSYGQNQYDPYGQQYQYGQPMMVPIGIVQKTPEQLAGEKAAQTSTVLGIIGLACIVTLSWWLLGLPSLILGAIGVMKANEAERFGAAASAGRIMSWISVAIGGMFLVLFGGSLLLAIMLALSDSAANSRLVDVAQILALI
- a CDS encoding DUF4190 domain-containing protein produces the protein MSSYYPQEPNPFDRNFGYKGLKQNKNTSEHYDDYNPNDRYDPDSRPPLTSVLNKRREPSEWGLGERASQLSLAFGVLSLVSVSVWGWWLFGTPSVALGALGLWKAKEADRYGAIPAAGRVLSWVAIVSFVLVNLWTLWVWIRSY
- a CDS encoding SixA phosphatase family protein; protein product: MAENSSNTASGSHRSGVKRLIIMRHAEADWGLNDFDRPLTKRGHEQAAAAGAWLASRGYIPEQIMSSSALRTRQTTTWVSDGLGAKAPTAHLDEGLYEVSASRIIARINSVSENVHSLMVVSHLPGVQDAVQRLMSPDSDPNASMDVYYGFPPSSIAVFEVPGEWALLDGADARLVDFKSF
- a CDS encoding DUF4190 domain-containing protein; translated protein: MSENPNNPQPQFNQDPQFSQQAPQFNQQAPYGVPVQTPEQQVQAKKAKTLSIVSLVSGIVSFFVLGFILGAVAIATGRLAMNNPELKNRGMAIAGTVLGVVSIILLVALKIFVKQ
- a CDS encoding NAD(P)H-quinone oxidoreductase, whose amino-acid sequence is MRAIIENSHGGPEALTISEVPAPVPRSHEVLIRVHAAGINRADALQRRGFYPPPAGASAIYGLEVAGVIEAVGEGASVENCGTPVMALLAGGGYADYVTVPVDHVLPVPEQLSFAEAAGIPEVAATVYSNLVLTCGMSMNPAENLKEDGEPAVVLVHGGTGGIGVHAIQLALAVGTRVFATVGTEEKAEYVRLLGAEPIIYTEHSFREVLLAETGGRGADYILDVVGGKYLDDNLHTLADGGHLCIIGLMGGAKAEVNLGYMLSRRLSVHATSLRTRSDHQKAEILRGVREHVLPLIESGRIGVGLDRIFDMEEAAAAHEYFDSGQHRGKIVLRMV
- a CDS encoding spermidine synthase, translating into MAHIQLSGGQRAEIHPDGFSDHGYVLEIGGAEQSHVDVQNPDYVFYEYLRRIANAVDALAPAGEPITAAHLGAGALTLVRYIQATRPGSRQVAVDIEPELMGFVTDRLPLPAGTDCQLVVGDAREQLANLPELLGVPGFDAIILDIFTGMDAPAHLANRDFYRELKDALSERGMVAINVGDDAGLPFFQLQATAMLEVFDHVWCLCESSMLSGQNEGNLVLVGTARELDEDTQDRLYAMGPHPAEVLTTDELRDLLNELAES
- a CDS encoding DUF4190 domain-containing protein, whose protein sequence is MSQNPQDSNSYDYNPEYGNLNEQNAQNGQQQYQQQYQQPGQYGQPMMVPVGIVQKTPEQLAGEKAGQTSMVLGIIGLICNFFVSWWLFGLPSLIMGVIGIMKANEAERFGTAASGGRIMGWINAAFGGLFLVVIGGFLLLGLIGSAGAASSSSNHFTELVSTLALF